One Natrinema marinum genomic window carries:
- a CDS encoding NfeD family protein, producing the protein MVESLVGNAPLLLLVVGLVLMVLEALSPGAHLIVIGIALVGAGLVGLLFPPAASPFVLAALTLAIGLAAAYVYREFDFYGGKGTARTTDSDSLAGTTGYVTETVTTRSGEVKLDEGGFAPYYSARTTDGTIEEGKEIIVLDPGGGNVLTVESLDSIGEDDIDRALARERAAAESRDREAADGGDAVDDVPSDADRETETERSD; encoded by the coding sequence ATGGTCGAATCCCTCGTGGGGAATGCGCCGTTGCTGTTGCTGGTCGTGGGGCTCGTACTGATGGTGCTCGAGGCCCTCTCCCCGGGGGCACATCTCATCGTCATCGGGATCGCCTTAGTCGGTGCCGGGCTCGTCGGGCTGCTCTTTCCGCCCGCGGCGAGCCCGTTCGTACTGGCCGCGCTGACGCTCGCCATCGGGCTCGCCGCGGCCTACGTCTACCGCGAGTTCGACTTCTACGGCGGGAAAGGCACCGCCCGCACGACGGATTCCGACTCGCTCGCCGGGACGACGGGCTACGTCACCGAGACCGTCACGACCCGCAGCGGCGAGGTGAAACTCGACGAGGGCGGATTCGCTCCGTATTACAGCGCGCGGACGACCGACGGCACGATCGAGGAGGGCAAGGAGATCATCGTCCTCGACCCCGGCGGCGGCAACGTGCTCACCGTCGAATCGCTCGATTCGATCGGAGAAGACGACATCGACCGCGCGCTCGCTCGGGAACGAGCGGCCGCCGAATCCCGGGATCGAGAGGCCGCAGACGGCGGCGACGCAGTCGACGACGTGCCGTCGGACGCCGATCGCGAGACCGAGACGGAACGGTCCGACTGA
- the pyk gene encoding pyruvate kinase — MRNAKIVCTLGPASNDRASIRDLAAAGMSVARLNASHGSREQRADVIDRVRAVDGERTEPVAVMLDLQGPEIRTAPLPDGATVSVETGSEVRFVEGDEATAETIGLSLSVDAVEAGDRILLDDGLIETTVLANEGDAVRARVDTGGELGGRKGVNVPGVDLDLDVVTESDRKDLELAAEKGVDFVAASFVRDAGDVYEVSEVLEDAGAEIPVVAKIERAGAVENLDELVDAAYGVMVARGDLGVECPMEDVPMIQKRIIRKCREAGRPVITATEMLDSMVHARRPTRAEASDVANAVLDGTDAVMLSAETAVGDHPVAVVDAMDSIVRQVETSEEYDELLEQRVPASGEARTDALARSARFLARDIDADAVVAATESGYTALKTAKYRPGMPVVASTPSQAVRRRLALTWGVTPLYAHVSDQGAGAVVEKAVQSALDAGIAESGDTVVVLCGMMTELEGANTTNMLKVHVAAEALTTGRVVVEGRATGPLVRLTDGDLSDVPDGAILALPADFDEEFAGDATRIGGIADAQRGMTGYPALIARELALPMISDADLADLSGLEDGETVTLDAERGVVYGGDIGDSHERA; from the coding sequence ATGAGAAACGCGAAGATCGTCTGCACGCTGGGCCCGGCGTCGAACGACCGGGCGTCGATCCGGGACCTCGCCGCCGCCGGGATGTCCGTCGCGCGGCTGAACGCGAGTCACGGGAGTCGCGAACAACGGGCCGACGTGATCGACCGCGTCCGCGCGGTCGACGGGGAGCGCACGGAACCCGTCGCGGTCATGCTCGATCTGCAGGGCCCCGAGATCCGAACCGCGCCGCTGCCCGACGGCGCGACGGTCTCGGTGGAGACGGGCTCGGAGGTCCGATTCGTCGAGGGCGACGAGGCTACCGCGGAGACGATCGGGCTCTCGCTGTCCGTCGACGCCGTCGAGGCTGGCGATCGGATCCTGCTCGACGACGGGCTGATCGAGACCACCGTCCTCGCAAACGAGGGAGACGCGGTTCGTGCGCGGGTCGACACCGGCGGCGAGTTGGGCGGCCGCAAAGGCGTGAACGTCCCCGGCGTCGACCTCGATCTCGATGTCGTCACGGAGTCGGATCGGAAAGACCTCGAGCTGGCCGCCGAGAAGGGCGTCGACTTCGTCGCGGCGAGTTTCGTCCGCGACGCCGGCGACGTCTACGAGGTCAGCGAGGTTTTGGAGGACGCGGGCGCGGAGATCCCGGTCGTCGCGAAGATCGAGCGCGCCGGCGCGGTGGAGAACTTAGACGAACTCGTCGACGCCGCCTACGGCGTGATGGTCGCGCGCGGCGATCTCGGCGTGGAGTGTCCAATGGAGGACGTGCCGATGATCCAGAAACGGATCATCCGCAAGTGCCGCGAGGCGGGCCGGCCGGTCATCACGGCAACGGAGATGCTCGACTCGATGGTCCACGCGCGCCGGCCGACGCGGGCGGAGGCCTCGGACGTGGCCAACGCCGTCCTCGATGGCACCGACGCGGTCATGCTGTCGGCCGAGACCGCGGTCGGTGACCACCCCGTCGCCGTCGTCGACGCGATGGACAGCATCGTCCGGCAGGTCGAGACCTCCGAGGAGTACGACGAACTGCTCGAGCAACGCGTTCCCGCCTCGGGCGAGGCGCGGACGGATGCGCTGGCTCGCTCGGCGCGGTTTCTGGCGCGAGATATCGACGCCGACGCCGTCGTCGCGGCGACCGAATCCGGCTACACGGCCCTGAAGACGGCGAAGTATCGGCCCGGGATGCCGGTCGTCGCCTCGACGCCGAGTCAGGCGGTGCGCCGTCGCCTCGCGCTGACTTGGGGCGTGACGCCGCTGTACGCACACGTCTCCGATCAGGGTGCGGGGGCCGTCGTCGAGAAGGCCGTCCAGTCGGCGCTGGACGCCGGCATCGCCGAGAGCGGCGACACCGTCGTCGTCCTCTGTGGCATGATGACCGAACTCGAGGGGGCGAATACGACGAACATGCTGAAGGTCCACGTCGCTGCGGAGGCGCTGACGACCGGCCGGGTCGTCGTCGAAGGTCGGGCGACCGGCCCACTTGTCCGGCTCACCGACGGCGACCTCTCGGACGTGCCCGATGGCGCGATACTCGCGCTGCCCGCCGACTTCGACGAGGAGTTCGCGGGCGACGCCACCCGGATCGGCGGCATCGCCGACGCCCAGCGTGGAATGACGGGGTATCCGGCGCTGATCGCCCGCGAACTCGCCCTCCCGATGATCAGCGACGCGGACCTCGCGGACCTCTCCGGGCTCGAGGACGGCGAGACCGTCACCCTCGACGCCGAACGCGGCGTCGTCTACGGCGGCGATATCGGCGATTCCCACGAGCGAGCCTGA
- a CDS encoding GYD domain-containing protein — protein sequence MPTYAALVDLDDRDVQNAQELASIWGEIKTEFEQHNSELIDSYAALGRHDFLIVFEAGDREAAFKSALTLRRHGLEGETMELVDTDDFANLVDEI from the coding sequence ATGCCAACCTACGCAGCCCTCGTCGATCTCGACGACCGCGACGTTCAGAACGCACAGGAATTGGCGTCGATCTGGGGCGAGATCAAAACGGAGTTCGAGCAGCACAACTCGGAGCTGATCGACTCCTACGCCGCCCTCGGACGGCACGACTTCCTGATCGTCTTCGAGGCGGGCGACCGCGAGGCCGCGTTCAAATCGGCCCTGACGCTGCGCCGTCACGGCCTCGAGGGCGAGACGATGGAGCTCGTCGACACCGACGACTTCGCGAATCTGGTCGACGAGATCTGA
- a CDS encoding DUF7312 domain-containing protein, which translates to MADDSSGRDEVDDGWGEPSAMEPDAGPTADSSDEWGARDGTERPAASDRRDDEARDDGWDGIPIDLSGSSEADEEGDADEDAYTPEANSTPIDLSGSSEADEEGDADEDAYTPEANSTPIEPGDPDLENVLFVILGAIAMVLVFVRLISIPLG; encoded by the coding sequence ATGGCAGACGATTCGTCCGGACGCGACGAGGTCGACGACGGCTGGGGTGAGCCGTCGGCGATGGAGCCGGACGCCGGCCCGACGGCCGATTCGAGCGACGAGTGGGGCGCCCGCGACGGCACCGAGCGGCCGGCCGCGAGCGACCGCCGAGACGACGAGGCCCGTGACGACGGCTGGGACGGGATTCCGATCGATCTCTCCGGCTCGAGCGAGGCCGACGAGGAGGGCGACGCTGACGAGGACGCGTACACGCCCGAAGCGAACTCGACGCCGATCGATCTCTCCGGCTCGAGCGAGGCCGACGAGGAGGGCGACGCTGACGAGGACGCGTACACGCCCGAAGCGAACTCGACGCCGATCGAACCCGGCGACCCGGACCTCGAGAACGTGCTGTTCGTGATCTTGGGGGCGATCGCGATGGTGCTCGTTTTCGTCCGGCTGATTTCCATTCCGCTCGGCTGA